Genomic DNA from Nitrosospira lacus:
CGGCCAGCTATGGCAAACCGAGGCACAACGGGAAAAAGAAGTGGAGCTGATGTTCGTAGGGGAACAGTTCAGGCAGGCGATCGGGTCCTATTACGAGAATTCTTCGGGAATGCCCAAGCGCTACCCGGAGTCGCAGGAAAGACTGCTTTTCGATGACCGTTTCCCGATACCCAAACGGCATTTGCGCAAGATCTATTTCGATCCCATGACGGGCAGGGCCGAGTGGGGGCTGATCAGAAAGCCCGGCATCGGAATTGTCGGGGTCCATAGCCTTTCGACCCGGAAACCATTCAAGCGGGCAAATTTTCATGAGCGCTATGCGACTTTCGCCGACGCGGTGAGTTA
This window encodes:
- a CDS encoding type II secretion system protein; the protein is MGAERGFTYVWMLFVVALAGIVLAAAGQLWQTEAQREKEVELMFVGEQFRQAIGSYYENSSGMPKRYPESQERLLFDDRFPIPKRHLRKIYFDPMTGRAEWGLIRKPGIGIVGVHSLSTRKPFKRANFHERYATFADAVSYQDWTFIYTPGEAGGTAQQPGSQAQSQPQPKPRPEPQSQPEPRSPLQPEASPLPALPDPSTAAGSASAPPAY